From the genome of Nicotiana sylvestris chromosome 1, ASM39365v2, whole genome shotgun sequence:
CTTCCAATATGTTACATGATTATTTCTTCAGCTCTTATGCATTGAAAATTCATTATAATGACATCCTATTCCCAACCTTTCACTGATTTACCTTACAGGTATTTCTGTTGTGTGTGCTGGCTGGCTGCAGTATCTGCTGGTTTAATACAGTATGTTATGTGTTGTGCATCAAACATTTCCCAGCAAATAGACCATTTGCATTATCCCTCAGCGTAAGTTTCAATGGTGCAAGTGCAGCCTTGTTCAACCTCATTGCTAATGCCATTAATTCCAATGATGACACTCTATACCTTCTTCTTAATGCCCTAGTCCCCCTTGTCACATCAGTTGCAGCTCTGCCAATCCTCCGGCAACCTCACTCTCAAACTCTTCGTGCTGATTCTGTTCACCGAGAATATCTCATTTTCCTATGTCTAACTATACTAGCAGTTTTTACCGGCCTTTATCTCTTAATCCTGAACTCGGTCTCATATAGTGCACCAACGGCTCGTATCCTCTTGGTCGGTGCAGTGTTCTTGCTGGTCCTTCCAGTGATTGCGCCTGGGGCTATCCGCACAGAAGAGTGGTCTCAACTAATCCATCCTAATTATATGTTACTTGAAGACAATGATATTGATGATTTTGGAATGCACAAAGAAATGATGTGGAAAGAGGATTCAAGTATGACTCTTTGGACCGAAAATTCTCATGGTTCGAAAGAGAAGGAAAGTTGGACTAGCAGCTTTTTGTTGAGAGATCGTTTGCTGCTGCTTGGAGAAGAACATTCAGCAAATCAGCTCATGTGTAGGTGGGATTTCTGGCTATATTACCTAGCATATTTCTGCGGAGGAACACTCGTACTCGTTTACAGCAACAATCTAGGCCAAATTTCAGAGTCACTTGGATATAGTTCAGAGATCAGCTTTCTTGTTGCACTCTATTCTGCATGTTCCTTCTTCGGGCGCCTACTTTCAGCAGCCCCAGATTTCTTACGCGAGTAAGTATTTCAAGATTCACTATTCTTTAAATGAACAATCACCATAATGTTAAAAAAATTGACAGAGAACTGAAAATGGTTTTTTTTTGGATGCAGCAAGATGTACTATGCAAGGACTGCATGGCTTGCATTTGCGCTGATTCCAACACCAGTGGCTTTTTTTCTGCTTGTTTTATCGGGAAGCAAAGCCGCATTGACCGCTGCCACGGCGTTGGTTGGGTTGAGTTCTGGTTTTGTATTTTCAGCAGCAGTGTCAATAACCTCTGAGCTATTTGGCCCCAACAGTGCAGGGGTCAATCACAACATTCTCATCACCAACATTCCTCTAGGATCACTACTCTATGGACTTCTTGCAGCTCTAGTCTATGAAGCAAACCTAGGAAAATCAAGCCAAGTTCTTGTATTGGATGGATCAAAGGTTTGCATGGGTAGAAACTGTTACATTCAGACATTTATGTGGTGGGGATGCATTTCTTTGTTGGGAGTAGCATCTAGTTTACTGCTTTTCCTAAGAACTAAAGCTGCCTATGACAATCAGGAAAGGAACCGAAATTGGATGAGATTAATATAAGTGAGTGCAATTATACTTCTGAACTGACTTGTGACAGCTATATGAAGATAGATGCCATTCGAAAAACCCCCATAGCACGAATAACAACAGTCATGCATAACATTCTAATAAAGGTTGGAAAGAGGTATAACACTTGAGACTAATGGTAGGGTCGAAGCATCTATATCATGAGGACCATGAGACAAAAGGATGTAACACCAGCAGGTTAGCATACTCTACCATTTGCATGAGTTGAGAATAGAGAGATAGTTGAGAATTGTAAAGGAAGAAACAGAGAGAGAAATAATGAGACACAGCAGAATATGATTGTTGGAAGTTACAAGTTCTACTGACAAGGTATGCTGGCTTCTCCAGAAAAGATTAATCCTCTAATGAGAGTACTAAAATACTGTCAGCCTCTTCAAATAGATTATAAAAGATACCTGAGTCCAAGAAATTTTATAAACCCCCCCTCCTCCACTTCCTGCCCTTGCGCAGGGGCACAGCACAAGTTGAGCACAGGAAGAAGAAAATCAATCACTATGTAAAAGTAATGAGAATGCACTTACTAACACAATACCGATGAAGAAGACAGAAGACAATTAGCACCCCAGGAACAAGTTAACTGTTGCAGCTTTTTCAAATGCCCCAAAAACCAGTCTCTCTTGTCTATATTTGTAGTACTTGCTCGCAGGAATTGCAATAGCACATTGTTATATAAGGGTGCCAAGAGTTTTTTCTAGCCTCTTAAGAATGATTGTAGAAACATACTGACAAACCATTCCAAGGCTGATTGGATCTGGAGGAAAAAATATCTAGAGCAATTTGGATTTCTTCAGTCTAGCACACTATCAGCTTTTTCAACAGACAAAAGATGAAGAGTAAGCATTAGAAGCTGGGTTGAACAATGGAAGAAGTGAAGCTTCAAGATTACAAATTCAAACAATATGATTATTGTCTGCTATTGACATGTTAAATGGCATGTACTTGTCAAAATATGTGGTACTAAATGCCATTCTTTGAAAATGATATATCAGAGCTAATACGGACACAAGTAGAAGATAACTAAACAACCACAATATAGAGAAAACACATCCACATTAACAAATAGTAAGTCATTCTTTTAAGCCAAACAGAACAGTAACACTATGCTCACAGAAAATATAATCGTCTAAACATGGTTTCAAATATTTGTAAACAGCCTACAACTTCCTATAATTCTATTGGGTTGGCATCAGTTGCACCCTCTTCATCTTCAGGCAGCAATTCAGAAGGGAAATCACCTCTGAGAATCTGAACTTTAAAATGGATTTTGTTAGTGCTGCACTCTGAAAGTTCAAACACAAGTGCATCCCCTACCTTGAGATCATTATCATCCACAAATTTTTTCCACTCAGCACTAAATTTGTTATTATTAGAATAGTAGAACATATCCCACTTCTTTCGACCACAAGTAAGAACTGCTGGCGCTCCAGCAGCAGGTAGCTCTTTGTTCATTTTTCTCGGTAAATACTGTCAATATACAAACAAATTCAGTGGCTGATCCAATATAAAAGCTGCGGGTTCAGAACTCAAATACAGGTAAGGTTAATAATATAATTttagaacaacaacaataacaaaccgaTATAATCTCACAATTAGGGTCTGAGCACGCTTACCCCTATCTTGGGAAGGTAGTGAAACTGTTTCTTATATACCTCGGCCTAAGGAAGACTTGGGAAGGTAGAGAAACTGTTTCTTATATACCTCGGCCTAAGGAAGACGTATAAATCAAAGATTTGAaacaaaaaaaaggggggggtgGGGGGGAAGTTACCATGCCATAGTGGGGCTTGACAGTAGTTTTTGTGAGAATTATATCAACATAGGGTTTGCCAGAAAGTGGCCAGTATTCACCATTGTCGATTTCTTCGATTCCAGTGCTTTCAATCTCGGGTGTGGAGATATCATCGTGGTTTGAAACATGTACAGAAGATGGTATGCTCTGAAAAAATCAAAGGATCATACAACCGTTAAATTATAGAAGGGAATCGAAACAAAAAATGTAGAAGAGAGAATTTGCTAGGAATCATGGGAATGTACCTCCATTGCAGTTTCAACAGATAATTGGAGTTCTTGTTCCATTTTCTTATTCTTCAGCAAACGAGTGGAGTTTCGGTACTACCTATTCTACTTAGGGTCAACATGTATCATTTATATTAATTTTTTGGCGAAATACCTCGAACTATCCCTAAACTTGGTTCAGATTATTAGTATCCTCCCCAAactatttttagataatttttttgaatacaatttataataaaacttggatagaactacattatttaggctaaatatttttatttggccaaaaataataaagtttcagttaatctttttttgaatttgacctgaaaataaatatttatagaaTTGAATTAAATAGTCAAgacatctaaaaagttataaaaaatacatagtttgaaattaattattttggctatatttttttatataactcTAAATTACGGTACTCTAATTTTTTTAACAGATTTTacctaaaaaagtaaaaatacacagttgaaataaatagttattgcatcaaaagaagaaataaaaaaagtGTATAATTGCAAGAAATTACAAGTGCAATcgtacactctttttatttcttcttttgatgcaatgactatttatttcaactatgtatttttttataactttttagatgccttgactatttatttcaattgtataaatctttattttcaggtcaaattcaaaaaaagattaactaaaactttattatttttggtcaaataaaaatattcagcctaaataatgtagttgtatccaagttttattttaaattttattcgaaaaaaaatatctaaaaaagtaatattcttaaaaagataaaaaaatattttatttttcaaaaaaatgccacaTAGACAGAAAAATCCACGTGGCAGGTGAATACACCTACACTTTTTGTCACATCAACGTCTTGTGGGGTAATGACCCTCAAAAGGTCAAGTTGAGGGGGGTAATTAAGACCGGGCATAGTTCGGGGAGGATACTAATAATCTGAGCCAAGTTTAGGGGTGGTTTAAGGTATTTTGCCTAATTttttttggggggaggggggtcaTGATATTATATAAAAACtgttaattagcaatatttacaGTGGTCGAGCATTCTGCCCCCAAAAAGTTAGAGGAAATTATCTCACTATTATTATTACATACTGTTGTTCGTTTTTAAAAGATGTTCCTAAAATGTCTGCCCAAACATAATTTAATACAAATATTGGAGGAACGGCCAAAAGGGTAGGATTTTCAAAAACCTTCTTTTTTGCACCGTCCTTGGCCAATGCATTAGCAACTCTATTTTGTTCACTGAAATTGTGCTTGATTACCAGATTCCCAAGTTCTTGCATCAGCTGTCCGCATTTATAGATAATAGACTCGTAAACTATATTGCCATTGGCTATCATTCTGATTACCTCAGTGGAGTTTTTGGCGATCTCAAGTGGAGTGAGGTTATAAGCTTTAGCAATTCTGAGACCCTGCATAATAGTTGATAGCTCAACAAGATTGTTAGTAGCGTGAGGAAAACCTGCCATGAAACCCATACTCCAGTCTCCCTAACTGTTTCTAATCGTAATAACTTTTTTGACTAATTTCTTTCATTGTAAGTAAGATTTTTATTTCGCCAATGTTTTCACAAAAATAAACTTAACTATAATCAGTTAATGCAGTATAACCTATTATATCGTGTTAACTACTATTTTTATCATATCACTTATTAATTCTTACCATAACGATTTATCTGTAATTAACTAATAAATGATCTAATTGTATAAATAATTTTTATGTTTTCGGGCATGATTATcctcgtgtgatgtattatgacttatgtaaattgtcggttttggttttcaggatgatcgaaatggatttggaagaacaattctcagtttgaagctttaaatttaaaaggtttgaccacgttttgactttttagtattcaatctcggatttagatttttatgatttggttagctccgttaggtgatttaggacttgggagcgcgtccggaatgtattttggaggcccgtggtaaatttaggcttgaattggcgaaattgaaaatttagcATTTTCCGGTAGAcaatggaaattttgatatcggagtcggaatggaatttcgaaaattggagtaggccCGTTGTGTcttttgtgacgtgtgtgcaaaatttcaggttattcaggagaggtttgatagactttttgatcgaaattggaattcggaagtttttggagttcttaggcttgaatccgtggttgatttgatgttttgatgttgttttgagggcccgaaggttggaataagtttgaatgatgatatggagGTTtatggcatatttggttgaggttccgaaggcctcgggtgtgttttgggtggttaacggatcaatttttggactttagACTTGGCAGATTTTTTGGTGTTGTTGCAGAAAAATtcttgttcatcgcgttcgtgaatggtaaatgggaaagctgaGGAATTTGTTCTAAGCGTTAGCGAGGAGGAGGACGCGAACGTGGAGGTTGAGTAAAGTGTTCTAtgtgttcgcgaagggtagtAGCAGCTAGGGACCCCAGGTCCCTTTGGTCTATGTGTTCGCGTGTCAgggaacgcgttcgcgaaggagtgAGTTGGTAAAGTTTCGCGTTCGCGATCtatggacgcgttcgcgaaggacaTTTTTGGAGGCAGACGAGATTAGCCTACGCGAACGTGAGAGGACCGTCACGTCCGCGTAGAAGGAATAACTGGGCAGTCAGATATAtttaaaaatcgagggtttaagtccaatatcacaaaaaccattagagagctcgggagaaggtgaaatttgaggagattttcagtggagtaattgaggtaagtattcttcactcatatttggtttaattccatgatttagtcttgaatttcatcatttaatttgagaatttagagtgaaaattggagggaaatggaagaaaagtttgagaattcttttggggatttgaatgggaaatTGAGGTCTAATTTTGATGAATTTATTATGAGTAGACTCGTGAGggaataaggattctagttttgtggttTTTATCGAAttacgagacgtgggcctgggggtcgagtttgaccaatttcggaatttttgatgtaacttggttattttcgagtgggctttgttcctttagcatattttgatggtatgaatctgattttggttagatttggagtaattggaggccgattcgaggggcaaaggtatcgcaggctagagtttggaccggattgaagtaagtaatgattgtaaatcttatcctgagggtatgaaaccccggatttcacatcgtttcactattTTGAAGTGACGAACACTCTATATGACAAGTGTGGGGGTGTGcgccgttggggattgtgacttggtccgtcccgtacgattattaagtcacgtatttgattgaaaactatttgttactattgtgttttggaaaatattattatgttttgagctgaatgccatatttggacttcgtgccaactgtttggacccttaggggatttttactactattcctcactattttgacttaatatttgtactcagtcatgctgtgttttactgatttcataactcaacctTATTTATCCAGTTTTAatgctataaatgatattttaggctgaacgccctgttttactgatagtccgagtggcttgtgaggttgatggctgagagaggccgatggcctaattgtgaggttgatgactgagagaggccgaaggccaggttgtgaggattatatatttatggatcgagctgcatatatatatgtatgtatgtatgtatatggatcgagctgcacgccgcagcgatataacgcttggggtgtaagagcccctccggagtctgcacacccccagtgaccgctgtaagcacgtgatttttgcttcacggacaatcactccaaaagaaaacaaaaatagtgacaaatgacctcgctgtacaatttttcgattttccGTGACATGTGCTGGTAGTCCTTTGTGTTTCTATCCATTTTTTCATTgaatcttatcaaacaaaaatacaaaataagtaTGTCGTGTGTAATCGGGCCGTAATTCGgtctttaaaagaaaattcacaaaaaatacaGCTTTTGTTCTaggctgtgatttaaccatttttaatttttttttaatatgtgtgtgataattgtttagGTGTTGATTAATGGGtgttttaaattcattttaatttagttgtatttttaaaatcagaaaaaaaaagaaaagaaaaaagaagtgaagaaatcggattgggccccaaatgaggcccaaagccaatgcaagacccagtccaagccaggcctgcccaagcacggaccCCAAACGACGTTGTATCAGTATCCCTATTGGAACCGTTGATCTAATTCAAACGGACGGTCTTGATCAGACTGCTCatttacccaaacgacgccgtttcaggcaagatgatctaagccgtccaaccccattgatccaacaaATCCAGGCCCTCATCTAAACCCGTTAACATGACCCGGTCCATGCcccttacccggtctcacccaccatcgcacccaaacgacaccgtctttcctaagtgaatagatcctggccatagatctcacttgatctaacggctaggatctaaaccctcaatacatatataaactctccatcacaccccacgccccccaaaccaaaccccaccttccccactgtacaccatcgtcccaaacacaaccccttcccgttccaaaccctagccgcccccatgcACTCTCACCCtaaaagccggcggcatgaacgccggtgaccacctccttaACACCCTTGATGCATCTCACTACCCCGAACACGAATTCActaaccatgtacctcgaatcacactccatcgtctcgaatcttgatttgaagattcgagaccaaaccccgatctacaccaaaccaaccCAAACTCACACTGGACAACCCCtttgacctccctcgtgaccaaaccaagcttggtttggtccgaatctacccacaaatcctcaagCCCCAAATCTGAAGATTCAAACCTTAGAACACAAGAACCTGAGGAATCCGACTTGCTTCATAGagggtttggggtctaatagacttcaatcagggtgttctcggttgagaacaccccggttaaagtttgtttggcctcaaatggtcaaatctaatTCGGACTTGGGTCGGCTTGGTTTGAACATTTTtagtaagttttccttttttgtttctgTTTTATTTGAACACCAATTGAGTTTGTTAGCATGTTCTGTTATGATTGTTTGGTATTTCTGGTATTTTTCATTCCGatttcttccgtctttgtaaggccttttatttggccgATTATTTTCTGTGTATGTTTGCATAcgttctgtgatatacatgctcgattagattagtcgtcgcatAGATAACTCATATAGCCCCCCAGTGTCGTGCAAGGTTGTCTGAAGCCATTTGGGACCCTGTTTGTGTTGTTTATTTAATCGACTGATTAGTccttgttataattagtatagccGACTTGATaaacatcgtcgattagtttcctaGGATTGAATATTCAAATATGCTAATGCGTACAACTTCACATGATTGAACGAACCTGTGTTGTTAATTGGATgtttgacattatctgtgaatattagtttgtaactgctttgtaaacaattaaaagaatcaggctagggcagtcttgaatttgaactttcagaagttcaaaaggccctgatgctgcaatggtttaggacagtaataatcaaggCTTAACAAGGGTAGTTTGGGTATaaaaaagaacagaaatgattagtttaaatgagctgacaaatggggtactggattaggattaaaataaggtAATAGTGGGAAGCCAAACTTGTTGGCATGGGGCTGATTGAATAAAAAAGGGGTGCCCATGTTGTTGGGCAGAAAACACAGGCTAAAAGCCTGTCGAATGGATGGGTATGGGGaatattttaattagtttagaaaGGAAGTTATGGGCAGGAAAGAAGGGAAGGGTTCAAGGCAGCTAAGTGCttgccatttctgcctataaatagagCTGTGGCAGAACTTAAAGGGGGCTGGACATTCTTTAGTCTTCAgagagattctgtgagtaagaaaactgaaaaggaaaaaacagaaacaaatttcagaatactgtgaatgagtattgtctgaAAACTGTGTAAGAGTTCAAGGCGGTCAAGCTGTCTTTGTTGTTTGCTGTTGGTTGTTTGCCGAGCTTTGTTGgttattggatttctgttgctgttacattcgatATCCTGGGCCTCCTGCTGTCTCTCTACTCTGTTTTTTTCTGGTATTTATCTGTTTGATGCTCGATCACCTGTGGGCTAcatagttgttgttgtttgtgttgctgtgttgttgctattTGTTGTTGCTGTTAGTTGCTTACTGCTGATACtctttctcttcctcttcttattgtgcaaacatccaggtacacgactaatactgtcaatgttacttgaagttgagtatgaatgcaaaaagagaagaattgaagattgtttattttaagcatagactgttatattgaatatcatgtaatgcataatagtttacattttgtttggatactgaaggtaacttgcacgcctagtagatatcaatgtatgttgattgaatgttagttgtatatgtatgctgttaggtaaAAATATTCCCAATGTAGTAGGTTGTATCCTAGACATAGTTTAATTGTGTAACATATTCTTTAATACATGCCAAACATGAAACTATCCATTACTAGTTAAGTTCATCTCTTTTTGATAAActgctttgttataattattgATAAGCCACacctttagaacaaagaacataagtttacggtctcaacctcatgggggtcgagcccaggtcgaaacagaccaagcaggcccgcatcggataaacagtggcccaggtctggcccatctcgcatgagctggatttgggcccataatgttcgatcagctgtccgtgctattctgtaaaagcattttgaatcctgctataaataacctgcaagcatgtaattaactaggactatctctgttttcagtTAGTAGAGACAAAcccgacaagaaacgtagttgctataggatatccttttaaaataaggacgagatgagcctcgacaaataaaaatgcacaagctgcagggccctcgttaaatgtatatatcgaagcattcagtttccaaggcaggtcgtttagcaaatctcacgaccctcccggaataataacgcgatagtctctttaagcgcgcaTCTAATAAtcttatctccctaaactcgggtgcacatttatgtgacccaaatccaaatctcaacggagtcgaaatatgtctctagtcacgggcacattgattgtgacgtggcccgagatgcattttcatgacgttgtaaattccttttaataacaaagtgagacgagcctcgacaaacaagaaatgtagaagctgcggggccatctagatgtatatatattaaaatacttagaaatcgggacaggccgtttagcaaattttacggttttccccaaaataacaatacgttagttgctttaggcgcgtcttaataatttaatttccttaaacacgggtgcacatttatgtgacccaaatccaaatctcaaccaagtcgagatatgtcaataaccacgggtgcattgatgtaacgtggttcgagatatattttcacgacgttgcaattctcgtaaaaataataataaaagcagccAAAAGTTAAAATtagcacataagttcatatttgtataaaatcagataatcaagccgaatataacagttgagcgaccgtgctagaaccacggagctcgggaatgcctaacaccttctcccgggttaacagaattccttatccggatttctggtacgcagactgtaatatgaagtcattctttttctcgattcgggattaaaattggtgacttgggacaccctaaatctcccaagtggcgactctgaaataaataaaccaatcccgattcgattgtcctttaattggaaaaactcccttgcgccctctcgggtgcggaaaaaggaggtgtgacagctctggcgactctgctagggatttggacccagaaccactggttcagggttaagaattcgagcttgaaataattgttattatttggctttatttattatctgatttttacgtgtttgagcctaatgtgctaaatgctgcttttactgctttgatattatttgaactgtacatataaactgtgccgaaacccctctcttctctctcttgaggagtgcacgctggtcgtggcttctttctgttagtgtcatataccaaaatagaacgaggattcggaggagttgcaaaatcggatggccttttggttaccggtacacagctcccatccttggctcgagttgtccgctcgggtaagccaggtctagaacaaacacctaggttttacagcttagtataacatgacttcatgccagatccctagtaggaacgcttatttgcatcacgttgcatttaacttaggggactcaacacaagggttgagtccgtcttggactagcaacctaaaatgaaagaccatcctgctacatcctgtttgctttatgtaTTTACttgcttcagacttgcatgctgaccggctttcgaatatcgggaatgttgtgaaaaagaaaaaaaaagaggaaataaCAGTTAGGGAATTAATTATTTTCGGAAAAACCAATACCCAGAAAATGGTTGAAACTCTaccggaattttgagaaaataaacaaaaggtgtcttattaatttgttttattaaagaccaaagaaaatagaaaagagaaaaatggatttttgtttctttttgaacagaaaaggaaaaatagtttgtcatgAGAAACAT
Proteins encoded in this window:
- the LOC104234716 gene encoding B3 domain-containing protein Os04g0386900-like — protein: MEQELQLSVETAMESIPSSVHVSNHDDISTPEIESTGIEEIDNGEYWPLSGKPYVDIILTKTTVKPHYGMYLPRKMNKELPAAGAPAVLTCGRKKWDMFYYSNNNKFSAEWKKFVDDNDLKVGDALVFELSECSTNKIHFKVQILRGDFPSELLPEDEEGATDANPIEL
- the LOC104234715 gene encoding protein NUCLEAR FUSION DEFECTIVE 4-like, with amino-acid sequence MEQYSSKWMILIASTWIQAFTGTNFDFSSYSSELKSVLGISQVQLNYLSMASDMGKAFGWCSGVSLMYFPLWVVLFIAAFMGLIGYGLQWLVIQRIIILPYFLVFLLCVLAGCSICWFNTVCYVLCIKHFPANRPFALSLSVSFNGASAALFNLIANAINSNDDTLYLLLNALVPLVTSVAALPILRQPHSQTLRADSVHREYLIFLCLTILAVFTGLYLLILNSVSYSAPTARILLVGAVFLLVLPVIAPGAIRTEEWSQLIHPNYMLLEDNDIDDFGMHKEMMWKEDSSMTLWTENSHGSKEKESWTSSFLLRDRLLLLGEEHSANQLMCRWDFWLYYLAYFCGGTLVLVYSNNLGQISESLGYSSEISFLVALYSACSFFGRLLSAAPDFLRDKMYYARTAWLAFALIPTPVAFFLLVLSGSKAALTAATALVGLSSGFVFSAAVSITSELFGPNSAGVNHNILITNIPLGSLLYGLLAALVYEANLGKSSQVLVLDGSKVCMGRNCYIQTFMWWGCISLLGVASSLLLFLRTKAAYDNQERNRNWMRLI